The Candidatus Poribacteria bacterium genome contains a region encoding:
- a CDS encoding phytanoyl-CoA dioxygenase family protein, whose protein sequence is MEHHITDEQWEHFWKNGYVRIGQAATDAELARIQARMDDIMLGKAPLDYDQIMMQLDRAPGKNSPGPQSKGHKGATLLYRKIQNLELDPIFLEYLQKPVFQEVCAKIYGDDTPVACFRAMFMNKPAHEGTQLTWHQDRWRDLDRDPQITIYTALDPATIANGCVHIIPKSHSRLINPENGSGFLTQEHIDDIVAKATPLPMELKAGEVVLLHNWMLHSSGTNDTDIPRRAFSVCYMHGETKSHHGHNFTRVFGEGAIRVDDLSKFNFESPIV, encoded by the coding sequence ATGGAACACCATATAACAGATGAACAGTGGGAACATTTTTGGAAAAATGGTTACGTGCGCATCGGACAAGCCGCGACAGATGCAGAACTCGCGAGAATACAAGCGCGGATGGATGACATCATGCTCGGTAAGGCACCGCTGGATTATGACCAGATCATGATGCAATTGGATCGGGCACCCGGAAAAAACTCGCCGGGACCACAATCCAAAGGACACAAAGGTGCCACGTTGTTGTATCGGAAGATCCAGAACCTTGAACTCGATCCGATTTTTTTGGAGTATCTCCAGAAACCCGTTTTTCAAGAGGTGTGCGCGAAAATCTACGGAGATGATACCCCTGTTGCCTGTTTTCGGGCGATGTTTATGAACAAACCCGCACACGAAGGCACACAGCTGACATGGCATCAGGACAGGTGGAGAGATCTCGATCGTGATCCACAGATTACAATTTATACCGCGCTGGATCCGGCAACGATTGCGAACGGTTGTGTACACATCATCCCGAAGTCGCATAGCAGACTCATCAACCCTGAAAACGGATCCGGTTTTCTGACCCAGGAACACATTGACGACATCGTCGCGAAGGCGACACCGCTCCCGATGGAGTTGAAGGCTGGCGAAGTCGTCCTACTTCACAATTGGATGCTACACAGTTCCGGGACGAACGATACCGATATTCCGCGGCGGGCGTTCAGTGTCTGCTACATGCATGGGGAGACGAAGTCGCATCACGGGCATAACTTTACGCGGGTGTTCGGCGAAGGTGCGATTCGTGTCGACGATTTATCGAAGTTCAATTTTGAAAGCCCAATTGTTTAA
- a CDS encoding STAS domain-containing protein, whose protein sequence is MTTKIRQQNGITILEPNGKIIGPSASELREAISPQIETSDTPRILINFEHVNRVDSTGLGVLMGARAAVARKKGRVGVINVSKQINSLIILSRLVSLFERFDSETAAVSGLSV, encoded by the coding sequence ATGACCACTAAAATTCGCCAACAAAACGGTATTACAATTTTGGAACCGAACGGAAAAATCATAGGACCCTCAGCATCAGAATTAAGGGAAGCCATCTCGCCACAGATAGAGACTTCCGATACACCCCGCATCCTCATCAATTTCGAGCACGTCAATAGGGTCGATAGCACAGGGCTCGGTGTGCTTATGGGAGCACGTGCCGCTGTAGCCCGAAAGAAAGGGCGTGTCGGGGTCATTAATGTCAGCAAACAAATCAATAGTCTGATTATTCTGAGCCGACTTGTGAGTCTCTTTGAACGGTTTGACAGCGAGACTGCTGCGGTTTCAGGACTATCCGTCTAA